The Lysinibacillus timonensis nucleotide sequence TGGAGCAAGTTCAATGGAACCATTCAACTCAATAATTTCAACTTGCTCGCCAATTTCTTTATAATAACTCATTGCGATATTCGGATATTTCGTTGCAATTCTTGGTGCAATATCGTTCATTTTTGTATTTGGTAAACCTGCTGATGCAATATAACATTGGCTTATTTTTAAATCTAATAACTCATGGACATTTCGTTTAAGTTCAAGTAATGTATCTTTACCAGCAATCCCAATATCCGCAACACCATGTTCAACATAAACGGGTACATCCATTGGTTTAGCTAAAATAAAGCGAATTTTTTCTTCTGGTATTTCGATCATTAACTTACGAGACATTTCCACTTCTTCTGGTAAATTAAATCCTGCGTCAATTAACATTTGATACGCTTCTTCAAAAATTCGCCCTTTCGGCATTGCAATTGTTAATTCTGTCATTGCTCTTTATCCTCCTGGGTAACGTAAACAACTTCATCAAATAAATTGTTAAAGGCGGTTTCGTTTATAAGCCCTTTTTTCGCTTGTAAAGTAACCAATTTCCCTTCATTTCTTAGGGTATTTGCCTGTTTAAGGGCAGCTGTAAATTGACCCTCTTCAAAAATAACTGCCACTGTTTGTTCTTGTGATGGTTGAGTAGGTAAAATTTCTAATAATCGATCCACACGAATGCCAAAACCAGTTGCTCCTACATCACTACCGAAATGGTGAAGAAGCCCATCATAACGGCCACCATTTCCAAGCGGGAATCCGCTACCTTCTGCAAATAATTCAAAAAGCATGCCTGTGTAGTAGTTCATATGGCTTGATAGTGTAAAATCAAAGGCAACATACTCTGATAGTTCTGCTAACTCAATAATTTCAGCTAGTTGTCGCATGTAGAATAGCGCATCATTTTTAGAAACGTATTTTTCAATTTGTTCTATAGATTGGATATTTGCTGCTTCATTAATAAATTGCAGCAATGCATCTGACTTTGTTTTTGGTAAGTCAAAGGAAATCACACTTTCTTCAAACCCAACATAATTACGTTCTACTAATAGATTTCTTAATTGATCCGCTTGTTCACTACTCTCGGTATAATCGTTTAAAATACAATTTAATACACCCGCATGACCAATCGTTACTTTAAACGATTGGATGCCATAGTTTTGAATCAAATTAATGGCAGTTATGATAACCTCTGCATCTGCGTAAACCGTTTTATCGCCAATGATTTCAACACCCATTTGATCGAATTCTGCAGGGCGTCCACCTTCCGTTTGTTGTGCACGGAATACATTTGCAAAATATGCTAAACGTAAAGGAATTTTCTCTTTTAATAATTTTGATGTCGCCACACGTGCAATCGGCGTTGTCATATCAGGACGTAGCACTAATGTATTCCCTTGAGTATCTACTAATTTAAATAATGTAGCGTCATAGATTACCGACGCTTTTCCAACAGTGTCGTAGTATTCTAATGTTGGAGTTTTAATAAAATCAAACCCACGTGATCGAAGGAAATCACGGCCAACTTCTTCCACTTCTTTCGATTTTTCATATGTAATCGGGAAAGTATCGCGCATTCCTATCGGTTTTTCGAACATTTTTAAAGATGTCATTATTCCACTTCCTAACATTTTTACTTTAGTGTGTTAGAGTATTAGAGAACTAGTATATGAAAGAATTGTATCTTAGATGGTGATTTTAGTCAAATAATTATTTAGATAATTATGGCACTTTGTATGGTAATTTTAAATGTTGAATTCTCTTTCACGGACAACTTAATGCTATTTTTAATTCGTTTTGTCCAAGGAGGCCCTTCTCTCGAGGATATTTTACTGCTATTGTTTAAGCGTTTAGTCTCATAGAACG carries:
- the hisG gene encoding ATP phosphoribosyltransferase; protein product: MTELTIAMPKGRIFEEAYQMLIDAGFNLPEEVEMSRKLMIEIPEEKIRFILAKPMDVPVYVEHGVADIGIAGKDTLLELKRNVHELLDLKISQCYIASAGLPNTKMNDIAPRIATKYPNIAMSYYKEIGEQVEIIELNGSIELAPMIGLADRIVDIVSTGRTLKENGLVEYEHITDVSSRLIANPVSYRMKSARIQEIVSRLKKLVN
- a CDS encoding ATP phosphoribosyltransferase regulatory subunit; amino-acid sequence: MTSLKMFEKPIGMRDTFPITYEKSKEVEEVGRDFLRSRGFDFIKTPTLEYYDTVGKASVIYDATLFKLVDTQGNTLVLRPDMTTPIARVATSKLLKEKIPLRLAYFANVFRAQQTEGGRPAEFDQMGVEIIGDKTVYADAEVIITAINLIQNYGIQSFKVTIGHAGVLNCILNDYTESSEQADQLRNLLVERNYVGFEESVISFDLPKTKSDALLQFINEAANIQSIEQIEKYVSKNDALFYMRQLAEIIELAELSEYVAFDFTLSSHMNYYTGMLFELFAEGSGFPLGNGGRYDGLLHHFGSDVGATGFGIRVDRLLEILPTQPSQEQTVAVIFEEGQFTAALKQANTLRNEGKLVTLQAKKGLINETAFNNLFDEVVYVTQEDKEQ